The Trypanosoma brucei brucei TREU927 chromosome 4, complete sequence genomic sequence CTTTTGATCCTTCAGGTCTTGCGGAAGGAAGAACTCAGAGGGTACTGCTTGCACCACTTCTGATGACGAGACTCGCGcttcttctccctcccccGCTGGTGTCGATGGCAACACCGGTCGTGCGGTGGCGAGAAGTTGAACAGAAACGGCCTGATTGGCATCTTTACCCGGAAGTTTTCCAACACGGAAGGCTACGCGGTCACCTGCGCTGAGTGCGCGGAAGCCATGCATTCGGATGTACGACTGGTGCACAAAAACATCGCCGACAGCCACTGGTGTCCTCTCTAGAGTGGGTTGCGGTGGTGtggtttgctgctgctgctgtgaccTGCCGTCAGCATTACCATCACTGAAAGTCCCACTACCTCCACTAGGCGAAGTAACTTGTAGATGATGCGTTGCCGTAAGAAAGCCGAAGCCACGCATCGGGTTGTATCGCTTAACAATCCCTTCGTACCACTCGCCAAGACCGTACATCATTCCATTGCCATGCCTGCTCACTACAGCGGCTatcggtggcggtggtggtggtggtggcgctgGTGCTAACGCGACTCCGGGTTGTAGTGCTGCTGGTGTTGACCCGTGAGATAATACCACATAAACGGACGGCGAAGGAGGTGGTGGCATTAAGTTCCAAGGGCACGGTGAGACGGTGGCCGGCGGCATGGGGCTGGCATTGCCGGGGCCGCTGATACCGCCACCCCCACCAAGCGAATGATATTGCGGATGTTGAGGGTGGAGCGGAAAGGCATTTCCAGCGTTACCACCAGCGATCAGAAGCTTTTCGACGCTGTGAAAAACGGCTGGGCTGCCGGCATTGGTTGGTTGTGCACTTGGAGCGCTACCGTTGAGGTTTAGCGATGTCGAAGGCACAGAACCTTGTGagtgcggcggcggcggcgaagTCAACTTCGCAAACGGACCGTCTGCCCGCGTAACTCGAATGAGCTGACGCGACGGAAGTGCCATCAGTGGTTGCGGTCCTGGCGAGGTGCTCAGCGGAGCACTGGTCGATGCGGTGAGGGGGTTGACGGTATTCAAGGAAGCTACAAGAACGCCGTCGTGAGTGCATACAGTGGGATGGAAGAGCATGTCACTCAGGTTGATAGCACTTACTGCTGCTTAATATAAATTGTGAGAAAGAGAAGTGCAAATTAACTAGTTCCTCTCTGCGTTCTTGTATTCCTCAGTCCTGTTTCAAACCCTGCGCCGCTCCGTTCCCcgcccttttttgtttttttttcggttaaCGGAATATTGCTGGGTGAGAGCGGAACAAATGGTGTTCGTCACACCTGCTGCTTACGCGCaggtcttttctttttttcttctcctgtTTTGGAAGTTGCGTCCCCTCCTATttgctttcccttcttttcacctttttttttgtgttcaaCGAATATGTAACGTGACAAGTGAGCGCCCTCTAACACAAAAATGCACGCGTTTTTATTAAAATACAGGCTGTgtccccacacacaaaaagaaaaagaaagacaaagaagaagaggaaaaatgcGTGAGAAAGGTTCGAGATAAGAGCTGTTAAAGAAACCCCAGGGTCTACatgcgtaaaaaaaaaaagcaaacaataaTAGAATTAGTGTTTGTGCGCGTGCTTTGGGTGGTGAGCAGGTAAGCAGGGCAATCCCTACATCTCTTAGAACAAGAATAGTAACTATAACGGATGTTAACCgtaaaaagagggaaagaaattgTTACTGCAAACGCCTCAGAGGATTGTACGCAGATCTCCACGTACCAAAAAGGAGACCCTAGCAAAGGATCTAAATCAGTCTGCCTTGTAAAGCACCGCAACGCAACCGCCTGATGAAGCATTTCTTCTTCATGGGACAACGGGACTCAACTAGAGACTTCAAGAGTTACGAGGGGAAGAAGGCCCAGTGGTTGGCTTAACTTTCCTTTAAGCAGGTAAATTAGGATGTAACACCTCGGTGCCATCCGTGCAGGTTAAACAAACAGTGAAGAGAGGGGAgagaaaatatataacatCCGAGATCATATTCTCGAAGATGGCCCTCCCGTGCATCTCCAACCTGCTGAAATGCTTGTACTCAACCCCCAAACAGTGAATTGAAACCCCACCCCATGGACACCTCCTCGGTTATTATGCAGCAAAAAGCATAGCAATGTTAACCTCGTAGTGGCGGGAGGGCCCCACATGACTGTCACCCGTACCGGTTCATCATCGCAAGTAGTCCGCAATGATGCGCCTACCCttttcatcctcctcctcctcttgacGGGGATCTAAAGGGCTgcctttatttcctcttcgaTGTATCTGCTAATCCTCGACATGGTGGGCGACAAACTTCACAAGAAACTTCAACTCTCATTTTGCTGCTCTTGCGGCCCCATCCGCAGCGACTGCAAAAATATGTCGCTTGGCACATCGTCCCTCAGCCGTTACACCTCCACTTTTTCCCGCATCGCTTACATCATCACCACTCTTCCTTCCGAGTTCACTGCAAGCCCTCATACTTGCCGTGatttcccttttctgccCTCACTGTAGCAACCACTGACAAATTCGACAAGTCGTCATGGTGGGTTCCCCTATCACAGCGgcgcaacaaacaaaacaactgcCGAACGATATTAACCCCGTTGTTTTTCCTCAGTATTTCCTCACAGGCCCCAGTTGTTAACCAACCCCACCGTCACACCGTGAACAAACGGCGGATTTCACACCATCTAGTTCCGAACACACATCACCCCCTTGTTCCTTGAACACCAAAGAAATTTCCATAACATTGTGGTGGAGGGCGCCTGAAAACACTGCTGTCCAGCGGGTGGGGCATAAAACACGCGCTAGATTTAACAGTGCAAGTAGGAAGTGCGACACCGATGAGAAAGAGGCGATAGAAACTCCTCACGTTCCATCATCATCTGTTCATGCATTCAACCTCATTTGTTCCATTGTTTTCTATATGTGAAATCTGCTCAGATTTCAACGGAGTGATGAAGATACGAAGCGTAGTATGGAACAGAACCTAAGGGGGAAGACGACACGGTGCCATCGCGGATGACCAGTTGGTCCTCGTGCATTGTTGcgcacaaaataaaagaaatatacaAGGAGCACCAGTGCCACTGAGAGTAGGGTTGGTAATAAGACTGTGCCCCTTTTTCacaacatttttttaaaagacgAAATTATGTACATACCTACTCGTTGATGGCGACCTGGCACATCAGCgtgacaaaaacaaacacacacatgtgtgtgtgtgtgtgtgtgtgtgtgtgatgaaaTATTGGGCAAAAATAACAAGTCTCCCCTTCCAAAACCAGCACCTCAAACATAAATGCTAGTTAACAGTGGGACAAGGGGGTGAAACGGCCGCTTTCAAAGACactggaaacaaaatacCTACAATACACGTAGAAAATATGCAatacacgtttttttttttgataacaagcgaaaacgaaataaaacggaggggggaaaggggggaaaggcaAGATAAACCATGGTGACAAAGACCACCTCTACGCTTGTACAACAACCTTTGTGACATGTACCCCTCCCTGCTTGTCTCACATTCGGTACTCcgtctgatttttttttaagaaaaaagattaaATTTAACCTTGAATAAGGAAAACTGATGTGTTCAGAGTAGCCTCCTTGGGGTTATACATCATTTTAacctccccttccccgtTGCCTCACTCAATTACAACCTTCACCGACGCTTCGGCTCGATCCCGATACGGATGGTTTCATACACCACTCCTCGCACAAAAATCAACATTAGACGAACAGACAAAGAAGTACAGCGTCAGCACTAGAAGGGAAACGGAGGAAATATATTAAACATGCAGTCCTCGCCTTCATACAAACTTAAGGGCACCACCGCCACAATCAAACTCAAAAGCAGGGAAAAGTGGCTGTGAGAGATCCACTCCACCAAAGGCTACGCCACAATCCGCGTCGCCGCACTTAAAGCGGATCGTTCGTGCAGCCATGTCCAACACACAAGTAACTTCCCCATTCACCTCTATGGAGTTTGAGCGCGCGAAAGGGGAGTACGGTAAATCCGCAATGCCTAATCGGGGGCAGTACAGCGTCCCACGACCCAAATGAAGCCAGTAACTATTCGAGTACGATAAGTGATTAAGCGCTGGCGCAAACACCTCAAGAGGTAAGCGACGGTCCGAAAACCCCATCAGGACGTTACCGCATGGGGCAACAACGCGCACGGTATAGATGAAACAGAGTGGAGAGggcagtgatgatgataatgatgataacgcACAGGGACTCACGGAAAAACTTTGGTGATCGAGAGCACCTAACGCTGAGCAGGACATGATATCGACAACGGGGGGCAAAGGCAAACGGCGAATACTTCTACCTTCCTCCGCCAGCTCAAGTCGACCACCCACTGCGGCAAATGTATGACGCGGCTGCGCATCATCCGCGCACGGCGGCCTGGGGGATTGTAGGAATGATCGTGGGTACCACAACTGCTTCAACAGCTCATACGGTCTTCGTGAAGATGGCGTTAAATGCCCTTCGAGTAGCATCGTGGCCACCAGGGGGCAGCAGAAACCGCTTGATCGTGTAGATGTTTGGACAGTTACTTCATTTTTGGTAGGGGAAGCCAATTTACCGACATAACCAACAGCTGACAGCACCTCCATTCCCTCTTTCAGTGCCGATGTCAACGAGTAAATAAGAAGGCCCCCGCTCAAACCACTGCAAGTAGATGACCCAGAGAGCGCCGGTGGAGCCGCggttgcatttcttttttcctccatgtCCTGTACGATGAACCGCAGCGCTCCCAGCTGCTGCCGCAGAGACCCCTCCAGCCGCTTATCCACACGCCGGGGTATCCTTTCAGGGACTCCTTGGCAAGATAGCCAGTCAAAGTACGGCAGTACAACGTTTAGCGCAGACACAGCATCGAGAAGCTTCACCACACAGTTTCCAGCAGGAGTTTTCTCCGCCCTCCGTGTCACCGCATCCTCCGTTACGATCGAATTGGTCAAAGTCAGTCGCTGGCTCCCCCCGGCCTGCAGTTGTTCTCCTTGTTGCTGTGGTACCACTTGCCTATTAACGAGTGAGAGTGCTTCTATAGCCTCAGTTACCCTTGTCTCCAACTCGTGCAAGTGTGATTCCAAATGGCCTTCCAAATGCTTGAAAAGCTCCGGTGCGACTGCCCCCGGACGAACACTGATCGGCTTCAGCAGTGGAGCAGACTCTACATTCCTCTGCGCAACACTATGCTCTATGCGAGATACTGAACAGTCTTGAGGGCTCAAAGCATGTGACGTCGCGACGCTACGTTCATTCGGAGACTCTTCCTCACTTTCACCAGCATTTTTACGGGAAAGGCGAAACTGACATTGCCCTTCCTTAGGTTCTTCACAGTAGTCACGAGGGCTGCTACGATGAGCCCGTTCGCCATCCTTGTTAAC encodes the following:
- a CDS encoding hypothetical protein, conserved (similar to Pistil-specific extensin-like protein precursor (PELP). (Swiss-Prot:Q03211) {Nicotiana tabacum}), encoding MLFHPTVCTHDGVLVASLNTVNPLTASTSAPLSTSPGPQPLMALPSRQLIRVTRADGPFAKLTSPPPPHSQGSVPSTSLNLNGSAPSAQPTNAGSPAVFHSVEKLLIAGGNAGNAFPLHPQHPQYHSLGGGGGISGPGNASPMPPATVSPCPWNLMPPPPSPSVYVVLSHGSTPAALQPGVALAPAPPPPPPPPIAAVVSRHGNGMMYGLGEWYEGIVKRYNPMRGFGFLTATHHLQVTSPSGGSGTFSDGNADGRSQQQQQTTPPQPTLERTPVAVGDVFVHQSYIRMHGFRALSAGDRVAFRVGKLPGKDANQAVSVQLLATARPVLPSTPAGEGEEARVSSSEVVQAVPSEFFLPQDLKDQKCGVFENGYDAEGCDDFGGDITHSSIPMEHVGASIAEQFASDAGVVPEAPLNDISDVDYDNAGQTNITSGRDINGDGCQVERADDVVTQCHNLSFTAPSDDVATISESANLGVDAKVTASWGFSATNINGHRPFGSFDDN